The Antechinus flavipes isolate AdamAnt ecotype Samford, QLD, Australia chromosome 5, AdamAnt_v2, whole genome shotgun sequence DNA segment aatcttatttctcttttcatctgtGGATCATCTGTTTTGGTCGTCTGAGATGTTAGAGTGACTGGAGATGTCATCACTACTGTCTGTGGAAGATTAGTATTTGCTGGTGTGGCACGAATCTGATAAGTCTGCATATCTCCTGATGCAGCTGCATTGTTACAAGGAGGAGTATTAAAGTATATTCAAAACTATTTGGAGGTAATGCTATGTGAAATATATAAAGTATGCTTACTCTGTACAACCACTTGGTTGCTAGGGACAAGTATCTGCTGTCCGTCAGATGTTTGTGCATATTGAAGAATTGTTGTTCCTTGTTGAGTATTGTTTGCATTTGTCATTGTCAATGCTTGTAACCCCTGTACTGCCTCTGTGCTTGGACTGGCCAGCTGTAATGTTCCATTTGGGGCAATAGCAACTTTAATcatgggaagaaaacaaaacaggtaGTTTAATTTTTCTAGTAGATATTACAATATAGTAAAACCTCATTGATTCTAGATCCCtgtatttcataatttctatAGGTTggcctcagtttataattttaCAGTATTATGAAAAATGATTAACTCAATTAAGCCCaaactgttttcaagtattttcaAATCCATACTTAACAGAATTATTTATGCACCATGACATTTTATCTAGTCTCTGACTATCCACTGACTAGAGGAGGTCTAGAAGGAAGTGTTTAATAATTCTAACCCAAGTATGGGCTTAATGGAGCTCTCTTACAATGAATGCTGAACTTTTTCACTCCCTGAATGGGTGATGGTGAAAAAAACCTTCCCAAATTTGACctgctaaagaaaaataaaagtaattctcattttcctcactcaGCAAGagaacttacatatatatatttataatttgataTGGCTTAAAGCATTAAACATTGTTGATTCCTTTTCAGTGTCAAAAGATAAAACTCTAAAGTTTCACAAAGGGAATgggaaatttaaaatgttatttctaccatggtatttttaaattccttcttctttttaCCTTAACAATCCTCAATATAACCCCAACCCTAACCCTCAAGTATTTCTATGTAGTTATCACTGGCCTGTAGACACAAACCCTCTTCTTGCTCTCTACATATGTACATAGGCATCACAGTTTGTGTCCATCAAAGGACTAGCAGGTAAAGAATTAACAGCCAAGTAGTAGATTATTTCCAATCTAATGAACTGTCTTCATTAATAGCTATTTAATCAGGGTAGTAATTAGTATGTTAGTACATGTACATTAGCACATCAAGAGGATCTCTTATAAATTAACAATTTGCcttgaaaataaatgcaaacttttcactttttctgttattgtttgctggcattttttgttttccttctcaggtttttttttttctttctagatctgatttttcttgtgcagcaaaataactgtatagatatgtatacatatattggatttaacatataatttaacatatttaacataaactGGACTagctgccatctagaggagggagtgaggggaaggaggggaaaatttggaacagaaggttttacaagagtcaatattggaaaaaattaccaattttgtaaataaaaagatatagatTCTGCACATAGGAGATATGTGTTATTACTTACAAATAATCACCCTGAAAAAATTCTAAGATTCTGAATGGTTGATAACCTGCCAAAAATTGAATGGCAGAAATATAAAAGTTCTACAAGAAGTCAGTTACAGAAAGGGCTTCAATCTAAGGCTAATGAACCTATTTTCATAGATTCATTCTACTTATTTTACCACATTCTAATCTAGGTAACAGTTTTTGGTTGCATTAAAGACAACAATAACTAGGATAAGAAAAATCTACCATATAAAACAAATTGATTCCTCCCAAACAAAAAAGGTCTAGTTTAGATGTCAATTTCATATGCATCTCAGGCCACTGCCAGTCATCCCGACTTCTGCcttgccactgaactttgatgatttgggaagagagTGAGGTTGCCAACTTtctcaactctgcctcacttaaattcaattcatgtgcaagtcaagataCATGATGTAACTGGTTTTCTGATGGAAGAATAACTTCATATACATACTGTATTGTCCAGTACTGGTCTGGTAGATAGGAGTTGGGACAGACATAGATGTAACTGTTGAAACTCCAGGGTTTTCTTCGTCCCCTTTTCTATCTCTAGTGTCTTCTGAAGAAAGATCGTTCAAGATttttctgtgggaaaaaaaaaaaaaaaagaattctatttaTTCATCACTGCttatttataagtattaaaaCTAGGTAACACTTCACACAATTTTGTTAGTATAATATGAAAATTTGCTACAGTAtgccttaataatatttttattagactATTCTACATGTCAAATTCAGatctataaaaaattttaagtgatatCCACCTGAAGACCAGACATGAAATAAGTTttcttaaattgaaaaataaggggttggaatgaaaagaagaatttattaagcatttactacatgTTAAGTACTGTACTAAGTATTGCAGATACAAACATAAGCTACTTGGGGAAGAACGGCCTATTTTATAAGAACTTTtgggaaaacagaaacaatttaGTAGAAATTATGTTTAGACCAACAAATTATACCATCTACCACTTTAAGCTCAGAACAGAGAATTCATGaccagaatatttaaaaattccattaaatcattaaaaaaaaaaaaaaaaaaaaaaaaaaaggatcaggtACCTTTCAACCAAAtgagaaaacacataaaaatttttttctcaatagcaatgtttttccaattacatgtaaagatagttttcaacaatcatttttataagattctgagttccaattttttccctttcctcctttaccaCTCCCCTTTCTAAtacagcaaacaatctgacatttaataaatgtatatacatatataatttatgatattttaaatatagttccatattagtcataaaacccataatttcaattacattaatttgaaagcttttgcacaaacaaattaATACAGGTAggatagatatgaaaaaaaatttttggcatCAAATCTCTCTCAATAATTTGCTAATGTACAAGACATGTAGGGGATTTACAGAAATAATGTCAAGAGCCATTCccaatggttaaaggatatgaataaatgcattcaaaagaaatgcaaactattaaTCCAATGaaacattaattaagtacttattaagtggatacaaatacaaacatgAAATAgcctttttggggggaagatagAGTGCACAGAAGTCACATACAAAACAGATATGTGGTTAtcgggaaggaaggggagaacaGCTAAGAGCTTGTGGGACCTGGAAAAGCTTAAGTTGAGCTTTGAAGAAACTAGGGATTTTAAAGACTGGAAATGAGTAAGCAGTACATGCCAGGCATGCAGGACATCCAGAGTAAAGGCACCAAGGGAGATCAAATAAAAGGAATAGCTAAAAGGTTAGCTCAGCCCCAGAGTGTATTAAGAGTCTGAaaagttagtcaataaacatttattaggcacctattaaGAGTCAAGCATTGACCTTatgttgaggatacaaaaaaaggcaaaagacagttacTATTCATAAGAGGCTCTAGGGGAAAAACTGACAAGGAGGAATGGAAGAAGGTTTGATGAAACCCAGAAAAGTACAGAGAAACAAGAATGAAAGGGCTGCCCTGGGCACCTTCTTGAAATGGAGGATTGGGAGTAACTCATTTCTGTCTACCCTCTCAATCAGAGGAGGGTAAGGTAGTATGAGCTTCAGGGTCAATGTGTTCTTTCAGGTTGAGATTCAGGAAACTAGAGAAAGTGAAACTGGAGGCAGATGGTAAAGGCCTTAAATGCACATAGCACCAAGCCCCCAGGGTGTAACAAATAGTTACAAGACTCAGTAaaacactggatttttttttttcacttttaatgtCATAGTAGACAGAGTACCCAGTAATAACTCTtgagagaaaacaggaaagagggTCAGCAATACTTATAATCTGAAATATACTATCAGTACTGTAATAAAGAAGGTACTTTTGACAAAGAATATCTCATAGAGGTTTAGATAATGTCAAATAAATAAGACAAAGATAATCTAATCTCTAATCACCCAATTTGGGAAATCCCTTTACAACTTCATCTTGCCTTTATTTCAACATTTCCAATAATATGGTATTCAGTGCCCCCCACAAAGTGGTCCTTTCCATTTTCAGGTAGTTTTTCTAATTATCGAAAAGTTCTAAGTTAAATAAGTTAATAAGttcttgttaaatttttaatCCACCTATAATTTCTACCTATTAGTCCAAGATTTGCCCTCGAACTATAAAGATTTCTCCTTAAAGACAGCCACTGTGTTCTGTGTATTATGCTATTATGTTCCACCTTTTAACACTTAGCAACAAATACTCTCATTTCCTAGCTAAATAATAGCTCCCATttcctttaattactttttaagtGCTATGGTTGTCCAAATTCTTTcgcaataaatacaaaatagctataatttaaagtaaaaaaaactcTCTCTGATCCTACAAAAGTTACTTAGTAAATTTATTAAACTAACTTCATGTTTGATAGGTCACAGGGGCTCTAAATTTTTTGCAGTTCATAGACTAATTCATTGAAATAAAAGTCTGCATGGGCCAATTTTAAATTCATTCCCCATTCCTATCTGCCACACATTAAATACTGTAGAATTAGTGGAAAAATCAATCATAAAACAACCATAAACATGAACACAACTACCAATTTACTATTCAGCTGAAAGTTTGCCACAAGGCACGTCTAAGTCCCCAAACAATACTCAAATTTATTAACACAAGGCATTGTCTAATAACCTTAATAATGCCACTTCAATTTCTAAGGCAAAACAAGTTCTTGGCAATTCTCTACATTGAGATTTTTATTCACtagaaatgaaatagtccttcTGTTCCTCTCTCTAATGTGCACCTCATTCCCAGTACATGAAAGCATTCTGATTAATTGTCTGAAGATAATGCATATAACTCCATGGTACAACTGTCTGCATCTATTTGCCCTTCAgggttttgcattttaaaaagcaaagtggAGAAAGCATTtgacctaaagtcaagaagaccttggttcaaatctgaccttaagaCACCTGTGCTACCTGTCTGCCTCTGAAGAGAACATAGCACCAAGTCCCCAGGGTggtgtgaaaaataaaataatgcatgcattttttacatttactaaTAAATTActaatttacattttacatttactaataaatgcttatttacttctttttttcctttaaatctcttCTTTAGAGTTAAGCCTGGTGATTATcttaaaaatttatcaaataaaatagaCTTTTCCATAAACAAAGACTGTACAAGAAACTGCAAATCTCTACTATGCAcagcttgcttttatttttaatgatgaatCTGGATGAATCTGTAACTTTCAGTTACACTGCTTACTTCTGATCATTTCTAGTCTTCCATAAATGCTCTTCTGAGACTTTTAAAGAAAACACTTCAATAACAGTGACTATAATAGTTATACATAATTTAAGTTTTGACTAATTTTCATAATACAAGTTCCTACATAAAATTTACAACTCTTACAATTTTCGGAACTTAATAAATGAAAAGCCATATGAAGCAATACTTACTTATAAGATGGACGCCGTGCCAGAATCCCCCGAGCTTTCTGTGAAGAGCCTATGCTATCAGATGAATCCTGAGAATCCTCACTATCTGACCAGGATGATACCTAAAAATGTatgatgatacaaggaaaatATTCAAGAAGGTTCTAATAAGACCTAATTTCCctaaaattttcatattattacATTTGGAACAATTAGATACAATTCCAAATGCACTCACATGACTCTATTTGATTTTTGTATATTAGAATCTAAACAGTAACAATCTGAGGACAACTTAATTCAGGAAGGCAAATTAATGAAATATCTAGATATGTATTTTAATGTATACTTatatctctatacatatatatatgtccaaaACCCAACCAAACGACTTCTATTGTGATACAGTTTCAGGAATTACACCAAGTTAAcaagttagaaaagaaaattactagTTTTCTAAAAATTCTCTAAGGACATATGTTCCCCTAACTAATTCCTCTGAAATTTGTATTActctaaatattttatcattaaagCATCCATCGATGACTGTATCAAGtttgcaaataaaatgaaaatgttatgtagTTGCAAGtaattgtaaattataaaaaGTACTTTTGAAATGTTTAACAGACATGAAATTGTACTCTAACATGTGGTACTGTTTTAAACAATATTAAGACAacgaatataataataatataataagataattaaataactatttattggAGATGTATAGCATATTATCCTAATTATCTACAAATATTCTCCAGTAGAAAGTTCTCTAAGATAATGTCGTCATCTTCTGTTATTTACAAGAACATATTGCTTCCTGTGatgtcaattaataaatattttcctctAAGACCAAAACAATAAGGCACAATAATAACAGCTCTATGTATTAAATCATATTGGCAAATACAAGTATTCTATACATATCTTCACATTACTTATTGCATAATTCAACTGATTAAACTGAGGAGCTAAAAGGAAATGGGGGCAGtcaatctataagcatttattaagcacctattagtACAAAGAAGAAACCAACAGACCCTGGTAAAAGATTGCATATGTAGATGGAGAAATAGTGAGGAGTTAAGATGAAACCAAGGCTATAAATCTGGGGAACTGGAAAGCTAGCATTACCCTTGACAAGTAACTGAGGAAaggattttttgggggagggaaggggagttTGTTTTTAGATATGTTAAACTTAAGATATCTATTGGACATCTTCAAAAAGTTTGAAAGGCAGCTAGATATGAATCTGGAGATGAGCAGAGAGGATAGGGCTAAGTAAATCTATTAGTAGGTAAGCATATTTGAGAATGACCATATAGAGATGAAAACAATCAAGAGGCACTGAGTTCACTAAGTGAAACTgtatacagagacaaagaaaaggatcCAGAAAAAAGTACAGTAACCCATGGTTAGTGGGCAAGAATTGGATAAAGAAGTAAGGGAAGACCCAGGAAGAATAGTATCCTAAAAacctaaagagaaaaaagtaacgggatgggggagagggggggagcgGAAGGGGAGAATAACAGTGTCAAAGTTATCAGAAAGGTAGGTTAGCAATATTGaaaccaaaaacaaagaaagttattgtaaatttttaaaaattgcacagaAGAGAACTAAACGAAGTttagaaagaagcaaaaaggcAGTTTTGAAAGTAACAAGTAACATttgttatatacttaaaaaaaaaaaattaagtgtggggcagctggtggcacagtggatagagcaccagccctgaagtcaggaggacacgAGTTCAAATcgagtctcagacacttaacactttctagctgtgtaaccctgggcaagtcacttaaccccaattgcctcagcaaaaaaaaaaataaaataaaaaaagtaagtgataaatagatttgcagtttcataattttctttttaaattctggcATATGTACAGAAATGctttttgtttaagattttttttaaatataaaaaggaaatgaatagaaaggGTTTATAAAAGCCATTTTAACAAATCATTCAAAAATAATGGAACTAttactttttctcctctctttaaggataaatgatttatccaggatcatacagccactatctgaggctgaatttggattcaggttcccctgacttcaggactggtgctctattcattgtccCTTCTAACTGTCCCTGGAACTGTTACTTTTGAACCCTCATATCATAGCCTCtgaagtatttaaaaagaaaacaaaagcaagcagaTTAGGTCAAGtataatataaacagaaaaagaatgtaatggagccatataaaaagaagaaaacaaaggtaTAGGAACATTCTCAGACTAGATTAACACTGGAAAACAGGTAACCATCTATAACTAGTGACCTCTAAGCCTATATTCTGATGTATAAATCTTTATAAAAGTCATTTTATAAAAGATGAGGACTTCATTGATGAGGGTATTTGGTAGGGATCCACTAAGTTTTTATAAGTTATGTTCAAAAGGGATATGTTTACAAGATTTCAATGAACTGCATGATGTAGAAAATAAGGTCTCATTGAACTAAGTGTTCACCACTCCCCtccaaaagaaaagcattttatataatagaacaaaatactgccttaatatttttgtttttctttttatagcagGGTGTCTTTCATTACACCTTGATAATAATGCTAGGATTCCATGGGAGATGTCAAGACAGAAATAACCCTGTTCAATGATCCTCTGATAAATATTATCAAGGCATAAAAACAAGATTTATGATGATATGATCAAAAATTTTGTCAGTGTGTAAGAAGACTTCATCACAGGGTTTAGGTCAGAGAGGTTCCTGGTGGATGATGAAGTTCTCCAAATGCTCTTGTTTGTGGATGCTATTATGCTTATTGGAAAAAATGACCCAGATCACTTGGAAGAAGTCTTTAATTCCTCAATAGTCTGGAATGTCTAGTCATATAGGAAAGGTCAAATGGATATTCATTACACAGATCTCAACATAACATGCATTTAAATGGACACCTTACTTATCCATCAGTGGCTGCAAAAGAAGAGCGAAGGCTTGATAGCTTTTGGGAAATCATAGAACATTGGAAACAAATtgcaaaaggtaaaaaacaaaggGCACTGCTCATTCCTTCTTAATAATTCTACTGGGGACAGAATGAAAACTTAAGTCCTTGTTCACCACTATTCTTTACTGCCTTTTCTTCAGGAAAccattcttaaagaaataaagtttctGGAGCTCCTAAGTAGAGCTATAGGTTCTTGATTCTTGTTCCTTTACTCTTCTTCTTTTATGGATCATCACCAATGTTCCACTCCCTCCATGATTACATAACTTCCATACATTTAACTAACTCCTCTACTAAATGCCTTCTAAATTCCCACAGTCTGCTGTCCATTTCTGTAAGGcctgtctttttcctttatccCAGGCAAACCAGAGCCCATTCAGGGGGCTTGGTAAAGCAAGACTTGTAGGGTGAGTAGCCTTTTCCCCTAACTTtttccttcctgtctctctctgcttctgacTTTCCAGATTTTGCCACTATGCCTGGGCTGCCAACTCACTTTGGAACACACTTCTGCATGCTGGccccattctcccattgataggTTCCTCTCAGACATTCCATTTTGGGGAGGAACCATTCctctcttggttctgtttctgATTTTATTGAATTCAACACTATGTCTCTAAAGTATCTTCACctattcatttccctttttctatactgtcttctcccattagaatgtaagctatcCAAAGACAGGAATTATCTTTCTGCTTGTatgtccctagcacttagcagTATTTGGTATTTAGTAAacacaataaatgcttcttgCTAATTGCCTACTTCCTACTCCTGGTTAGATCATTATCTTCCCCCTATTCCCTACCATTGCAGAAGGAACCCAGAATCTTTCTCTGTTCAAACTGGTTCTGTTTTAGGCTTACTCCCGCCTCATTTCCAATGCCAATGGGCAGGCTTCCTACTAGCTCCTCACCCTGCTGAGTGAACACAGCTATTCACATTACTTAGAAGAACTGGGAGTTTATCTTATACTGGGTTAGATGGAAGCTCAACAGGACTTGCCACCAAGACTTCCAGATTTACAGGCACTGTCTAGTGACATACCCTAAGATGGAGGTCTTGTCATTCACACTTATGTCACACCCTTAGGATTTCTAAGCCTTTTCAGTGCCTTGAAAGTAAGTGAACTCTTACATGTTTTGTCTGCTTGAATTATAGAGTGAACTCCTTGAGCTTTTCTTGATTACAGATGCTTGGCATATGGTTAAATgcttcataatttatttttctttcattcattcgcGTATTCATCCGTGCCATTCACCTCAGATggaacatatccaaaacagaatttgtcACACTTTACTCAACTTCCCTATTTCCTGTTAAGGACACCACGATACTATTTCTTGTCACCCAAGTTTGTAAGCTCAGCATCATCCTtaactctcctctcttcctcacttCTGATAATCAGTTTTAAGTGCTATTGACTGTCCATCATTTTCAGAGCTTTCATGTATCCTACTCACAATTGCCACTCTAATGAAGGTCTTCTCACCTTAAGCCTGCACTTAACTGATCTCCCTACTTTCAGTTTTTTGCTTCTCAATCCATTCCCCCATAAATGTCAAAGTAACTTTTACAGACTTCTGTAtatggcatttaaaattcttcataatctaGCTTCAAAATTTTTCCCAACTGGCTGAACAGCATTCTCTCTAAACTCCAGTCAAATAAGCCTGTCTTCTGTTCCCAGTATAGGACATTCTTCTTCCCTCCAAACCTCTGCACAATCTGACTTGTTCCTGATTCTTGATCTTCACCCTGACTTCTGGCTCCCCAATGTCACACCCTCTCCTACAGAAggtctttcttgatctcttaatgttcttccccctcatccccaaattactttgtactGATTCTTTATGCCCTTACTACAGACTCGCCTGCACCCTTATTATTTCCTTGCAGCAGAATTTACTCTATTTTGTGTATCCCAGTCTAGAGCCTAGTCTAATCAAGGCACTAAAGGAAAGgactcctttaaaaaaagaacctactGGGTTCTTTCCTGTCTGCCTGGTCACcaagttttaatttttagctAGACAAGAAAGAACCCTTCATTGATCTGTCATATGTCTGTACCCCACTTTCTCTTataataaaagactttttttacttttactttttaaattttacttttacatACAAACAAGTATAGGTTTGATCtttagggaaagggagagacaagTGCTATTTATCTTGTAACCTGCCCATACTTGACTTTACCTCCCCGCTTTGACTAACCTTCCACCAATGGATCTACATATTTCCTTCTCTCAAGATCTATCATTTCCCTTAAAATTTGAACCCACTTATCCTTGCAGATAATAAATCTAATGTGAATTTGCAAATAGaggctaaaaaaaatttttccccttctcacaCTATCTAATTTCTAAGTACATAACAAACTACTTATAATACTATAAGAAGACAGTAATAATATTAGATAAGATTTAAGGACAAAAATTTATACTCTATACTATACTGACCAAGTTTTTAGTTACCTGAACTGTCTGTACTTGGGGGGGGTGGATTACTGAAGACGAATGAGCAGTCTGGATGACCCCCTGACTCTGTACTTGTTCTCCAGAAAGATGTACAACTGTCATTGGTGCAGCTCCTCTTAGTgacatctataaataaatataaattcaattaaCAAACTATAAATTTCACCCATACACAGAAGAAAGGCAAAACCTTAATAATGAGGAATGAATACATTTAGGCCTTGTTACTTTTTGTTGGAAAAGATGTGATTGGGAAACAACAGAACCAGttttaaaaggtaaaatgaatGTTACCTTCATTAGCAATATGAACATAATTTCAATACAACACTGAGCTGATTTCCCTGTGTATTAGTGAGATCCAGGGAACTGAAGTGACAGCTAATGTCAGGGACAAGGCTGGAACCCCAGTATCTAGGTTCCaagttcattttcttccattctaccaagtttaatttcatcattttcatgGAATTAGTGATATAAAGATGACTAGATTACTTACACTTACAATTTGGTAAGGAACTAGGACAaggacataaataaatataatctgtaatgttctcttctccaaaatataatcgttctctgggagcaagtttcttggggagcttctgggagcAGGCTTCCTTTCATTCAGTtcaataattacctcaaatgcagccaaaagttaaaatccagatcctttattgtctccttaaaaatagcccagttaactttcttagagacctatctctctccttggttctgggAACTCCTGACGCTAGTCTTTTGCCTcagccagcttcagcctctagctccctccgaatccCAAGcatccagccagcacaaaagtggaagttggaatgaatctgactccgcctcccagagagtgggcttgtgaATCTCCCCAAGTCAATCctagttgaggctcctagcttatatatgctctctaaagAGCATGAACTCTTATGTGTGAACTAATGCacgaactctcttaaaggtgtgaactcagtACATAAGCATTAtctttatcaattccagtgacttagcaccttgtttcaagttctggcccataacaataatCCAAATTAGAAATATACAAGGTATTAttactatgagaaaaaaaacacagtaaagaaatgaagggaaagagTGGGATACTAGAGAAAGTTTCATAGCAATGACTCCTACAGGACAATGTCCTATAGGACAAAGAATTATATTCCAGATATGGGTAATCAGAACACTATAtttagtttcctttcttttttcataggagaaaaaaactaacaaattaTTGCTAAACTAGGCACAGAAAAATTTAGAGGTAAATTTTGGAACAATTTGGCTGGAACAGAGttcatgaaggaaaatacagAGAAACCTGTATTTGTGGTTGGAATCAGATTGTGGAAGCCTTTGAGTGCCATAGTAGGAGTCTGAggtttattttatgattaatagATAGTCACTGAAGCCGATCAAATTACTCAGGCAGCTGCATGTAGGACAGagtagaaagagaaggagagaagtagGGTCAACACAAAGTTATTCCAGTAATCAAGATATAAGGAAATAAAGCAGTGGTCCTAGGAATGCAAA contains these protein-coding regions:
- the ATF1 gene encoding cyclic AMP-dependent transcription factor ATF-1 isoform X1, with the translated sequence MTLDGGSLGERILSPPPSSWLPHPRAPSGLCRRRRRPEPLWRRWRPGLSPAATAAAASSFGSVPPPPGREAAEGRSSDPGRRGRDGRKAGGRGTRARNLILGGGEVPAQEPERRRREWPQLIMEDSHKSNSSETAPQPGTTVQGAHISHIAQQMSLRGAAPMTVVHLSGEQVQSQGVIQTAHSSSVIHPPQVQTVQVSSWSDSEDSQDSSDSIGSSQKARGILARRPSYKKILNDLSSEDTRDRKGDEENPGVSTVTSMSVPTPIYQTSTGQYIAIAPNGTLQLASPSTEAVQGLQALTMTNANNTQQGTTILQYAQTSDGQQILVPSNQVVVQTASGDMQTYQIRATPANTNLPQTVVMTSPVTLTSQTTKTDDPQMKREIRLMKNREAARECRRKKKEYVKCLENRVAVLENQNKTLIEELKTLKDLYSHKNV